One genomic window of Eleginops maclovinus isolate JMC-PN-2008 ecotype Puerto Natales chromosome 12, JC_Emac_rtc_rv5, whole genome shotgun sequence includes the following:
- the LOC134874095 gene encoding uncharacterized protein LOC134874095, with the protein MMLLRVIVSPQEIRRVTLQEVPPSVDELCVVLGNTLGLRGKFLLQFEDPDFGNELCNLTDIKDLPTERATLKVLFTFSEPVSDSTLDTASLSSQNSASPEPPSSGDSSEWPDPFVISDFSHDVEFQLRVANDAYAKDGAVTVISKSVKSEILDRLADSITRITCYPSKDNLESVAKALVAKHPCLREPGSGKGWYCWRFSLIFKMGNYRQRMMAAGCPEVLVNKRKRQGNTKPVKTAKKGEIHYLPEPPDGQTTVKSEKDRETMLLEVQKREPDLHLLDELMTATFSQRRQEIIGDEPLIAAVKDRWPALFSERQLSAEFSRIVTKDLLESFLDGLDALVPDVLQMYGEAAASGRRVRLSSVLSCLQKEDTNQNKRTAVLLGLPCYLAEDSSDIIRMCDAHGETLDVLMSGMQVGLLIGHEGPLHDAFPLDVFNVALVVEEKIILHDLRDVSTGFAMLLGAIYCLNLEYPRNMKYSFEFLQRVVMNIKPDQCSARIHGLRNKLLRYRM; encoded by the exons ATGATGCTTCTCAGAGTCATCGTCTCACCTCAGGAAATAAGACGTGTCACCCTACAGGAGGTTCCCCCATCAGTTGATGAGCTATGTGTAGTTCTGGGCAACACTCTGGGCCTCCGTGGGAAGTTCCTTTTACAGTTTGAAGATCCAGACTTTGGGAATGAGCTCTGCAATTTGACAGACATCAAGGACCTACCAACTGAACGAGCCACACTGAAAGTTCTGTTCACGTTTTCTGAACCAGTTTCTGACTCGACATTAGATACTGCAAGCCTTAGTTCCCAGAATAGTGCAAGCCCCGAGCCCCCTAGTAGTGGTGATTCTTCAGAATGGCCTGATCCCTTTGTTATTTCAGATTTCTCCCATGACGTTGAGTTTCAGCTGAGGGTAGCAAATGATGCCTATGCCAAGGATGGAGCTGTGACGGTCATCTCAAAGAGTGTGAAGAGTGAAATACTGGACAGACTGGCTGATAGCATAACCAGAATCACTTGCTATCCAAGTAAAGACAATTTAGAAAGCGTAGCCAAAGCTCTTGTTGCAAAGCATCCTTGTCTCAGGGAGCCGGGTTCAGGTAAAGGATGGTACTGCTGGAGATTCAGCCTGATATTCAAGATGGGCAATTACCGTCAGAGGATGATGGCAGCTGGATGCCCTGAAGTTcttgtaaataaaagaaaaagacagggaaACACCAAGCCAGTCAAGACGGCAAAAAAGGGAGAGATCCACTACTTACCAGAGCCACCTGATGGACAAACTACTGTTAAATCAGAGAAGGATCGTGAGACCATGCTTTTGGAAGTGCAGAAGAGAGAGCCAGATTTGCACCTGCTCGATGAATTGATGACTGCAACATTCTCCCAGCGAAGACAAGAGATCATTGGTGACGAGCCACTCATTGCTGCAGTCAAGGACAGATGGCCTGCATTGTTTAGTGAGAGACAG CTCAGTGCTGAGTTCAGTAGAATCGTCACCAAAGACCTGCTGGAGTCATTCCTGGATGGACTTGATGCCTTGGTGCCAGATGTTCTACAGATGTACGGAGAAGCTGCTGCATCAGGCAGGAGGGTGCGCCTGAGCAGTGTTCTCAGTTGTCTTCAAAAGGAG GACacgaaccaaaacaaaagaacagctgTCCTACTTGGTCTTCCATGCTACCTTGCAGAAGATTCCTCTGACATAATCAGGATGTGTGAT gctcatggtgaaacCCTTGACGTGCTAATGAGCGGGATGCAAGTTGGACTGTTGATTGGACACGAAGGCCCTCTGCATGATGCATTTCCATTGGATGTTTTCAACGTGGCTCTGGTAGTAGAGGAGAAGATCATCCTACATGACCTCCGAGATGTGTCCACAGGCTTTGCCATGTTACTGGGTGCAATCTACTGCCTAAACCTTGAGTACCCACGTAATATGAAGTATTCTTTTGAGTTCCTGCAGAGGGTTGTCATGAACATTAAACCGGACCAATGTTCAGCCAGAATCCATGGACTCAGAAATAAACTGCTTAGATATCgcatgtaa